One genomic region from Bacillus sp. SLBN-46 encodes:
- the dpdF gene encoding protein DpdF — protein sequence MEKIYELTQKVLHEEMDMDEGIEKLNHLLENADIRLLSTASCVKRLFRCLKQLYSNHKQTSIFDFAGHLRQFILMFQKKVQVSYALRDQLMSIADQVGLYVRSDGEVSTEYPEHLPDMEKIHEIYRLPERRVVNAPIGDGVLHHMAGFTNYRSEAQKVMVKACLNMEEGETLVAALPTGGGKSLVFLIPSFYETEGGTIVGSLRETAGTTIVVVPTVALALDQKMSAQKFFPNAREEKFQPQAYYGGMPLEEKQIILEGLREGSLPILYTNPESIVNGSLANVIEDAGWRGNITRFVIDEAHIVLDWGSHFRTDFQLLTVFQKRLLKATRGKLKTILLSATLTDEATNLLRHLFSHNDQYTEIRGDELRLEPTYFISESKSNPERYRKITQIIPYLPRPIILYVSKLEDARLWKVMLLDKGYKSIETFSGNTSDTERERIIRQWNNDEIDMIVATSAFGMGVDKRDIRTVIHCCLPESVNRYYQEVGRGGRDGFGSISLLNYVYEYDTAVQNNLTSQSVLTIDMLWDRWHAMFDRRESAKRSDEFWLYMSSQHKGLSGESGKSNAAWNEAVCLMLARHGVIEILDTWYETGESFRRLLVKILNFSMINDKEQFINNLGPDRDKERKRVNKNLRQIRKLVLDKEEECVSEYFIDTYTYALEACGGCPSCRAQGIDIRYHRPKLLIPFSNQIMEAKGELTGSLREFSGGFKEIILKVDENQWKPEELVKVIQQLTDSNVSSMVLPDEKVLDLTEVVQEAPTGEGSINYTFLTAEELATYPLGLLNGTVAIFYRCDEKQNDRLYLWSRNFLARHPLGKVVHISVPEIMIPSEGKTLDSIIDYIAVDLHDFLERQDDMFISEFM from the coding sequence TTGGAAAAAATATATGAATTAACGCAGAAGGTCTTGCATGAGGAAATGGATATGGACGAAGGTATCGAAAAGTTGAATCATTTACTTGAGAATGCTGATATTCGTTTACTATCTACCGCTAGTTGCGTGAAGCGTTTATTTCGTTGTCTTAAACAACTATATTCCAACCATAAGCAAACATCGATTTTCGATTTTGCAGGACATCTGCGTCAATTTATCCTTATGTTTCAGAAGAAGGTTCAGGTTTCCTATGCATTACGTGATCAACTCATGAGTATTGCCGATCAGGTTGGTTTGTATGTGAGGTCAGATGGGGAAGTGAGCACCGAATACCCTGAACATCTCCCAGATATGGAGAAAATCCATGAGATTTACCGCTTACCTGAAAGACGAGTGGTAAATGCACCCATTGGGGACGGGGTCTTACACCACATGGCGGGGTTCACAAACTATCGCTCAGAGGCGCAGAAAGTGATGGTGAAAGCTTGCCTGAACATGGAAGAGGGCGAGACGTTAGTTGCTGCCTTACCAACAGGAGGAGGCAAAAGTTTAGTTTTCTTAATTCCGTCTTTCTATGAAACAGAAGGTGGAACCATCGTGGGTTCGTTAAGAGAAACAGCAGGAACAACGATTGTTGTTGTTCCTACTGTAGCGTTAGCATTGGATCAAAAAATGTCGGCACAAAAATTTTTCCCGAATGCCCGAGAAGAAAAATTCCAACCCCAGGCCTATTATGGGGGAATGCCGCTTGAAGAAAAACAAATCATTCTTGAAGGACTAAGAGAAGGTTCTTTGCCAATTTTATATACCAACCCTGAATCAATCGTCAATGGATCATTAGCAAATGTAATCGAAGATGCCGGTTGGCGAGGGAATATCACTCGGTTCGTCATCGATGAAGCCCATATCGTGCTCGATTGGGGGAGTCACTTCCGAACAGATTTTCAACTATTAACAGTATTCCAAAAACGGTTGCTTAAAGCGACAAGAGGAAAGTTGAAAACCATTCTTTTGTCGGCCACGTTGACGGATGAAGCGACCAATTTACTAAGGCATCTTTTTTCTCACAATGACCAATATACAGAAATTCGCGGGGACGAATTGCGCTTAGAACCTACTTATTTTATTAGTGAAAGCAAATCAAATCCCGAGAGATATCGAAAAATCACCCAAATCATCCCTTACTTGCCGCGACCGATTATCCTCTATGTATCAAAGTTGGAAGACGCAAGACTTTGGAAAGTAATGTTGCTCGATAAAGGTTATAAAAGTATTGAAACTTTTTCTGGCAATACATCCGATACTGAACGGGAACGAATCATTCGACAATGGAACAATGATGAAATTGACATGATCGTCGCTACTTCAGCATTTGGAATGGGAGTAGATAAACGCGATATCCGCACGGTCATACATTGCTGTCTTCCTGAAAGTGTCAATCGATACTATCAGGAAGTAGGTAGAGGCGGGCGTGATGGATTCGGGTCAATTAGTTTATTAAATTATGTATATGAATATGATACGGCTGTTCAAAATAACTTAACTTCCCAGTCGGTCCTAACCATCGATATGCTATGGGATCGTTGGCATGCGATGTTTGATCGGAGAGAATCTGCAAAGAGATCTGATGAATTTTGGCTTTATATGAGTTCGCAGCATAAAGGTCTCTCTGGAGAATCTGGAAAAAGTAATGCCGCATGGAATGAAGCAGTTTGTCTCATGTTGGCAAGACATGGTGTCATCGAGATTCTCGATACCTGGTATGAAACGGGTGAATCCTTTAGACGGTTATTGGTGAAGATCTTAAACTTCTCCATGATTAACGACAAGGAACAGTTCATCAACAATCTAGGACCTGACCGTGATAAGGAACGAAAAAGAGTAAATAAAAATCTTAGACAAATAAGAAAACTGGTACTTGATAAAGAAGAAGAATGCGTTTCTGAATACTTTATTGACACATACACGTATGCGCTAGAAGCATGCGGCGGTTGTCCTTCCTGCCGTGCACAAGGAATCGATATCAGATATCACCGTCCAAAACTTTTGATTCCATTTTCGAATCAAATTATGGAGGCAAAAGGCGAATTAACAGGCAGCCTGCGAGAATTCTCGGGTGGATTCAAGGAGATTATCTTAAAGGTCGACGAAAATCAATGGAAACCAGAAGAATTGGTTAAGGTCATACAGCAATTAACGGATAGCAACGTATCCTCGATGGTATTACCAGATGAGAAGGTATTGGACTTAACAGAGGTGGTTCAGGAAGCCCCAACAGGTGAAGGATCGATTAATTATACATTCTTGACGGCTGAGGAATTAGCCACTTATCCGTTAGGTTTATTAAATGGGACTGTTGCCATTTTCTATCGATGTGATGAAAAGCAAAATGATAGGTTATACCTTTGGTCAAGGAATTTTCTAGCAAGACATCCACTTGGAAAAGTGGTCCATATTTCAGTTCCGGAAATCATGATACCTTCAGAAGGAAAAACTCTAGACAGCATAATAGATTATATAGCAGTAGACCTCCATGATTTTCTCGAACGACAGGATGACATGTTTATTTCTGAGTTTATGTAA
- the dpdJ gene encoding protein DpdJ has translation MKRPDFDILAEEILTQIELKENQLLEWGFIGGGIDAVEEVRTLLRRPPTSFLEELVEEQELTEDYAMAVINNLVERKLLFLLNQGLYRSRFADTIRLLYLLKQRFTHEDWQSGKNLVSNIKPMLTYRKYPRRDIPLDVINEKLNSVIGISHIHRKVVSKLLKGGELLLSQFQLDSLSRILNQSRSKFDSGTVIGAGTGSGKTKSFYIPAFAALIETLSKDPSTWTKVIGLYPRVELLKDQYREALSEILTLNSLCSDLGIRPLTIGGLYGDTPQRASDVHSHKDRQWKKTKGGYESPFFGCPKCSSPMIWLDEDVEEETERLHCSECNMVIGEENIVLTRNRMNKTAPDILFTTTEMINRKLPNSYENDLFGVYSSRPPLFILLDEVHVYEGVTGAHVAYLLRRLKYLLKQFNPYRGIQFVGLSATLSNPSTFFSQLAGLEERYIEYITPSERDLVSEGVEYNLVVRGDPFSAAALLSTSVQTAMLLGRMLDPIDKDVSKGAIGSKLFGFTDKLDVINRWFHIELEAEGKNNLSKFRDEGELISLMKRNVLTNTFTERSKTGQIWVTPARIDPKSLQQPMQVDITSSQHKGVNENAKLVIATSTLEVGYNDPKVGAVIQHKAPRNLASFLQRKGRAGRVRGMRPWMVVVSSAYGRDRFVYDYPELYFQPNLNEMYLPIQNSNILRIQMVFSFMEWLMDRLYKQSKRLDVRDKLSAKGNIRNRNYSDIILSSIRDVMEGHDRDLIDYWKNSLQVDEETIKRIAWSEPRSIFFDVLPTIYAQLKEQFSFIPEEERSNNPLIGYIPRTLFSSLDISELALHIPKAEKVSYQPLVSGMMEFAPGNVSKRYVNAYRVKEAHWLPVSEEGIEVKSERMNSHWIENVEHDQQTIAVYEPTSITLDTIPHDISDRSSGRYNWNLDIQPIQRTAQNSIDFPIQSALKEVFDQIEYFTSDEHNSIKMTRYAIKAEGVKKTTKGEETPFDCKFVHQGRDCAIGFQRYVDGIRFDVQSVNTLELIESTLGQQIFSISKPDFFDYLLKNDLKVSDRVNVFQRQWLLQIVLSSVTAISISKNVTLPEAIKEYKRDLVRISNRTLEAIFLTTIVTDEDNSGTTDDTKVKKTLQDFIADSSLMNRILVHLETLEGDLTKNEQFHQWMKLTIIDSVAATIKAALEEMLPDVNTEDTNVDVVENSIWISETESGGLGIITKIVSSLKHNPSLFEELFSSNINHCPRNTIASSLKSVLNHIEKEQLSSLIEKIRLEQRLEVQQGYLTQLQAVLDQLGIPPKRDLIIGMSGKFFRSNRSYQTDQFMKEIHVFWESEQERLQFQISPNVFSVASLRRDEIASKLKVLMQAVNLQLSADKQTFLFLESFLLHDCQDSCPECLNLYSPYQSFLKPSRLLLRALVKPTHEIHHYPSGDFLANATKTLESEKRLRVVVSTTDRNGLQAELFRLFHTPIEFKFQLYYPFLERVTNNGDNWYYDVSVREVSYV, from the coding sequence ATGAAGCGACCTGATTTTGACATTCTTGCCGAGGAAATCTTAACGCAAATTGAGTTGAAAGAAAACCAATTACTTGAATGGGGTTTTATTGGGGGCGGCATTGACGCAGTAGAAGAAGTTCGAACTCTTCTGCGTCGGCCACCTACTTCTTTTTTAGAAGAATTGGTTGAAGAACAGGAATTAACAGAAGATTATGCCATGGCTGTCATCAATAATTTAGTGGAAAGAAAGCTACTATTTCTATTAAATCAAGGCTTATATCGGTCACGATTTGCTGACACGATCCGTTTGCTATATTTATTAAAACAGCGCTTTACCCATGAAGATTGGCAATCAGGAAAAAATTTGGTCAGTAATATTAAGCCAATGCTCACGTATCGAAAATACCCACGGCGTGATATCCCATTAGATGTCATTAATGAAAAACTAAATTCAGTTATCGGTATATCCCATATACATAGAAAAGTCGTCTCAAAATTGCTTAAGGGCGGAGAATTATTACTCTCACAATTTCAATTGGATTCCTTATCCCGAATCTTAAATCAATCAAGAAGTAAGTTTGATTCAGGAACAGTGATCGGAGCAGGGACAGGGTCTGGGAAAACTAAATCGTTTTACATACCAGCATTTGCTGCTCTTATTGAGACATTGTCGAAGGACCCATCGACTTGGACCAAAGTAATCGGTCTATATCCACGCGTGGAATTGTTAAAGGACCAATATCGTGAAGCACTGTCAGAAATCTTAACATTAAATTCTCTCTGTAGTGACCTTGGGATTCGACCGTTGACAATTGGCGGTCTATATGGAGACACCCCGCAGCGGGCTTCAGATGTCCACTCACACAAAGACCGCCAATGGAAAAAAACAAAGGGTGGGTATGAATCTCCTTTTTTTGGCTGCCCGAAATGTTCCAGTCCGATGATTTGGCTTGATGAAGACGTGGAGGAAGAAACTGAACGGTTACACTGTTCGGAATGCAACATGGTTATAGGTGAGGAAAATATTGTCCTCACGCGGAATAGAATGAACAAAACAGCACCTGATATCTTATTTACCACAACGGAGATGATTAACAGAAAACTGCCAAATTCATATGAAAATGATTTGTTTGGAGTGTATTCATCACGCCCGCCGCTGTTTATTCTCTTAGATGAGGTCCACGTATACGAAGGTGTAACCGGGGCACATGTAGCTTATTTACTACGAAGATTAAAATATTTATTGAAACAATTCAATCCATATCGCGGGATTCAGTTTGTCGGTCTCTCGGCTACTCTGTCCAATCCAAGTACCTTCTTCTCGCAATTGGCTGGTTTAGAAGAAAGATATATTGAATACATTACACCGTCCGAGCGCGATTTAGTATCAGAAGGTGTTGAGTATAATTTAGTGGTTCGTGGAGATCCATTTTCCGCTGCAGCGCTTTTATCAACTTCTGTTCAAACTGCCATGTTACTGGGACGGATGTTGGACCCGATTGATAAGGATGTCTCAAAAGGTGCGATTGGCTCTAAATTATTTGGGTTTACCGATAAACTGGATGTCATCAATCGCTGGTTTCATATTGAATTAGAAGCTGAGGGTAAAAATAATCTCAGTAAGTTTCGTGATGAAGGCGAACTCATATCGCTGATGAAAAGAAATGTATTAACCAACACGTTTACTGAACGATCGAAAACAGGTCAAATCTGGGTTACACCAGCGAGAATTGATCCAAAATCATTACAGCAACCGATGCAGGTGGATATTACTTCTTCTCAACATAAAGGGGTAAATGAAAATGCTAAACTTGTCATTGCCACCAGTACCTTAGAGGTAGGGTACAACGATCCAAAAGTAGGCGCTGTTATCCAGCACAAAGCACCGAGGAATTTAGCCTCCTTTTTGCAAAGGAAAGGCCGTGCCGGCCGTGTTCGAGGGATGAGACCATGGATGGTTGTCGTTTCTTCTGCCTACGGGCGCGATCGCTTTGTCTATGATTACCCAGAATTATATTTCCAACCAAATTTAAATGAAATGTATCTTCCGATCCAAAATTCAAACATTCTTCGGATTCAAATGGTATTCTCGTTTATGGAATGGTTAATGGACCGTCTATATAAACAGTCGAAGCGATTGGATGTTCGTGATAAATTAAGCGCCAAAGGGAATATTCGGAATCGAAACTATTCGGATATTATCTTATCCAGTATTCGCGATGTAATGGAAGGACACGACCGGGATCTTATCGATTATTGGAAGAATTCACTTCAGGTGGATGAAGAAACGATTAAACGGATTGCCTGGAGCGAACCACGGTCGATCTTCTTTGATGTTTTGCCAACGATTTATGCCCAATTAAAAGAACAGTTTTCATTTATCCCAGAGGAAGAACGCTCCAATAATCCATTGATTGGTTACATCCCGAGGACGTTATTTTCCTCACTGGATATTTCAGAACTAGCCTTACATATTCCAAAAGCAGAGAAAGTTAGTTACCAACCGCTTGTTTCAGGAATGATGGAGTTTGCCCCAGGGAATGTTTCTAAACGCTACGTGAATGCTTATCGAGTTAAGGAAGCGCATTGGCTTCCAGTAAGTGAGGAAGGTATCGAGGTTAAATCAGAGCGGATGAATTCCCATTGGATTGAGAACGTTGAGCATGATCAGCAAACCATTGCTGTATATGAACCGACTTCTATCACGCTTGACACCATCCCGCATGATATTTCAGATCGCTCAAGTGGCAGGTACAATTGGAATTTAGACATCCAGCCAATCCAGCGTACAGCGCAAAACAGTATTGATTTTCCGATCCAAAGTGCCTTAAAAGAAGTATTTGACCAAATTGAGTACTTTACAAGTGATGAACATAATTCAATCAAAATGACGCGATATGCAATTAAGGCTGAAGGCGTCAAGAAAACGACTAAAGGTGAGGAAACGCCTTTCGATTGTAAATTCGTTCACCAAGGAAGAGATTGTGCAATAGGTTTTCAACGCTATGTCGATGGAATTCGCTTTGATGTCCAGAGTGTAAACACCTTGGAGTTAATAGAGTCAACACTGGGACAACAAATCTTTTCAATATCGAAGCCGGATTTCTTCGATTATTTGTTGAAAAATGACTTGAAAGTTTCCGATAGAGTAAATGTCTTTCAACGACAATGGCTTCTGCAAATTGTTCTATCATCGGTCACCGCGATAAGTATCAGTAAAAATGTGACCCTTCCGGAAGCCATTAAGGAATATAAGCGGGATCTTGTCAGGATTTCCAACCGGACCTTAGAAGCAATTTTCCTCACCACGATTGTCACGGATGAAGATAATAGCGGGACAACCGATGATACAAAGGTGAAGAAAACGCTGCAAGATTTCATTGCAGACTCCTCCTTAATGAATCGAATTTTAGTGCATTTAGAAACACTTGAAGGAGATTTAACGAAGAATGAGCAATTTCATCAGTGGATGAAGTTAACGATTATCGATTCCGTTGCCGCGACAATTAAAGCAGCGCTTGAAGAAATGCTGCCAGATGTGAACACAGAAGATACGAACGTAGATGTAGTGGAAAACAGTATTTGGATATCCGAGACAGAATCAGGTGGGTTAGGTATTATCACGAAAATCGTTTCATCGCTAAAGCATAACCCATCACTTTTTGAAGAACTCTTTTCAAGCAATATCAACCATTGTCCAAGAAATACAATTGCTTCTTCGCTTAAATCTGTCCTGAACCATATTGAAAAAGAACAACTGTCTTCTTTAATTGAAAAAATCCGGTTGGAACAAAGGCTTGAAGTTCAACAGGGGTACTTGACTCAATTGCAGGCGGTACTCGACCAGTTGGGAATCCCACCGAAACGAGATTTAATTATCGGGATGTCGGGCAAATTTTTCCGTAGTAATCGCTCCTACCAAACTGACCAGTTTATGAAAGAAATTCATGTTTTCTGGGAGAGTGAGCAAGAACGTTTACAATTTCAAATTTCTCCTAATGTATTTTCAGTGGCAAGTTTACGCCGGGATGAAATCGCTAGTAAATTGAAGGTTCTAATGCAAGCTGTGAATCTGCAATTAAGCGCAGATAAGCAAACCTTTTTATTCCTTGAGTCTTTTTTACTACATGATTGTCAAGATTCCTGCCCGGAATGTTTGAATTTATATAGCCCCTATCAATCGTTCTTGAAACCTTCGAGGCTGTTATTACGGGCATTAGTGAAACCGACACATGAAATCCATCACTATCCAAGTGGGGATTTTCTTGCAAATGCAACAAAGACACTGGAATCGGAGAAACGTTTGCGAGTTGTAGTCTCCACAACGGATCGAAACGGGTTACAAGCAGAATTGTTCCGTCTGTTCCATACCCCAATCGAATTCAAATTCCAATTGTACTATCCATTCTTAGAGCGGGTCACGAACAATGGCGACAATTGGTATTATGATGTGAGCGTTAGAGAGGTGTCCTATGTCTAA
- a CDS encoding SNF2-related protein, whose protein sequence is MVGEIKVGMYIRCSIDYEHPDTPRRFALGQADTINTYEEQVSAQFFNLDKQFDYFSLYKVPKQEKYHVTQVEHVKILPDTRALLNNLNQEVKILQYSHEDEKGYYWYYVEVPSGKEKRIKILCESGLTVSFNRADVDPVNQILHYELNNPSWYMKREIVTNSLHTLKNATFGFDTLVGSRVYLLKHQVDTIVRAISERPCRFMLADEVGLGKTIEAIVIMKGLQKRIGDMRILIITPESLLFQWRNELSFKFWSNFHVYGETNGEEDYSNVLFPLEKVSTVIGDKVMKENWDLVIVDETHRLLFLDEEYKKLLHVSQRVENLLLLSATPIQSRPNEFLKLVRLLEPKKYLTMSESHFDELLEKQSYIRRRVYQMMQELSDYLEDELVDDFIDNFEKISKRLDDDIFDQLIDKIDADSEDQGLEQVKLALAYLAENYQIERKVIRHRRKELEQQLPKRYKEIVTYQMQGSDMLYYEADVNDTLLNYLEFINRQGFDSKIKGAYHRLFLSAMYSSPWALDYIITKRLEFLKNNNVTVDREALKPLLQMPVITDEESYLQDLSGMTNRWKRQAEVEFTKMEDLYNDPELIKGRLMFVLDYLTENAENEKVVIFSQWKETIAQFERLLVARFGENSVRSFYHGKNEEELQQAVDDFQSKPDCRFMVCDPLGGEGRNFQMADFLVHIDIPWSPTDLEQRIGRIDRLNRDKDVLSVVFCSEETIEEELFRLWDEGLQVFDESLSGIEIALYEIQNTITDAITSNLENGLSKKLEEINASLAKMREKVEEERFFDVARQLDQSVEQQLLYLIDQFDEDDGGVLASTMMTWSALCGLHGVGVENGTAVMYSPKSFNFNSMNNAQYFVPDLNEARKRALRSQQLRGTFIRKKAIEREDLMFFAPGDLLFDSIVNNAYELYAGRSTALEIQTNSVDWEGFLFTWSISLNPKPLIEIGESMDHLYHAQGYLPLQHFKTVEKVGGDEIDERTILSVMSGHLPDKVLRHMGKRGGGNFKQFLEEYPRDIWENMIETSYERSKQKVRDHFTSEVHVEQAKEDFGQRINSLKASNLYYGYQDDSNVMYLKKIFDAVLKGIENPIFRLESVALIRMVNMVGKNI, encoded by the coding sequence GTGGTTGGGGAAATCAAAGTTGGTATGTATATCAGATGTAGTATAGATTATGAACATCCAGATACACCTAGGAGATTCGCCCTAGGGCAGGCAGATACCATAAATACATATGAAGAACAGGTTTCTGCACAGTTTTTTAATTTAGATAAACAATTTGATTATTTTTCACTATATAAAGTCCCTAAACAAGAAAAGTATCACGTGACCCAAGTGGAACACGTTAAGATTCTCCCAGATACTAGGGCGTTGCTTAACAATCTGAATCAAGAAGTAAAGATCCTTCAATATTCACATGAAGATGAAAAGGGTTACTACTGGTACTACGTCGAAGTTCCATCAGGAAAAGAAAAGAGAATCAAGATTCTTTGTGAATCAGGACTAACAGTCTCATTTAACCGAGCGGATGTAGACCCTGTAAACCAGATCCTGCATTATGAGTTAAACAATCCGAGTTGGTACATGAAACGTGAAATTGTTACCAACTCACTCCATACATTAAAGAATGCAACATTTGGTTTTGATACATTGGTTGGCTCTCGCGTTTATTTGTTAAAGCACCAAGTCGATACCATTGTAAGAGCGATTTCAGAACGACCATGCCGTTTTATGCTAGCTGATGAAGTAGGTCTTGGGAAAACTATTGAAGCAATCGTCATTATGAAAGGGCTTCAAAAACGAATCGGCGATATGAGGATCTTAATTATTACACCGGAATCCTTACTCTTTCAGTGGAGAAATGAATTATCATTTAAGTTTTGGTCAAATTTCCATGTGTACGGTGAAACGAACGGAGAAGAGGATTATTCTAATGTGCTCTTTCCATTAGAGAAGGTTAGTACGGTAATCGGTGACAAGGTCATGAAGGAGAATTGGGACCTGGTCATTGTGGATGAAACACATCGCCTGCTTTTTCTGGATGAAGAATATAAAAAATTACTTCATGTCAGTCAGCGAGTGGAAAACCTTCTGTTATTAAGTGCAACGCCGATTCAATCACGTCCAAATGAGTTTTTGAAACTCGTTCGCTTGCTTGAACCGAAGAAATATTTAACCATGTCTGAAAGTCATTTTGATGAATTATTAGAAAAACAATCCTACATACGTAGACGTGTGTATCAGATGATGCAAGAACTCTCGGATTATCTTGAAGATGAGTTAGTGGACGATTTTATTGATAATTTCGAGAAGATCTCAAAACGACTAGATGACGATATTTTTGATCAATTAATTGACAAGATTGATGCTGATTCAGAAGACCAAGGATTGGAGCAAGTTAAATTAGCGCTTGCCTATCTGGCGGAAAATTACCAAATTGAGCGCAAGGTGATACGTCACCGCAGAAAAGAGTTGGAGCAGCAACTTCCTAAAAGATATAAAGAAATTGTCACTTATCAAATGCAGGGTTCTGATATGCTCTATTATGAGGCTGACGTAAATGATACCTTACTAAATTACTTAGAATTTATCAATCGACAAGGTTTTGACAGCAAAATAAAAGGTGCTTACCATCGTCTCTTTTTATCCGCCATGTATAGTTCACCATGGGCATTGGATTACATCATAACAAAACGCCTTGAGTTTTTAAAAAATAACAATGTAACCGTTGACAGGGAAGCATTAAAGCCATTACTGCAAATGCCTGTAATAACTGATGAGGAAAGTTATTTACAGGACTTATCGGGCATGACCAACAGGTGGAAGAGACAGGCAGAAGTAGAATTCACCAAAATGGAAGATCTCTACAATGATCCCGAATTAATTAAGGGAAGATTAATGTTTGTTTTAGACTACTTAACGGAAAATGCGGAAAATGAAAAGGTCGTGATCTTTTCGCAGTGGAAAGAAACGATTGCCCAGTTTGAGCGTCTACTTGTAGCCCGTTTTGGTGAGAACAGTGTTCGAAGTTTTTACCATGGCAAAAACGAAGAAGAACTTCAGCAAGCAGTCGATGATTTCCAAAGTAAACCAGACTGTCGGTTTATGGTCTGCGACCCGCTTGGTGGGGAAGGTCGTAATTTTCAAATGGCGGATTTTCTCGTCCATATTGATATCCCATGGTCGCCGACGGACCTAGAACAGCGTATTGGCCGAATCGACCGATTAAATAGAGATAAAGATGTACTCTCAGTTGTCTTTTGTTCCGAAGAGACTATTGAAGAAGAATTATTCCGTTTATGGGATGAAGGGTTACAAGTATTTGATGAAAGTTTAAGTGGGATTGAAATTGCACTTTATGAAATTCAAAATACCATCACCGATGCCATTACCTCGAACTTAGAAAATGGATTAAGCAAAAAGTTAGAGGAAATAAACGCAAGTCTTGCGAAAATGAGAGAAAAAGTAGAAGAAGAACGGTTTTTTGATGTAGCAAGACAATTAGATCAATCAGTAGAACAACAACTGCTCTACTTAATTGATCAATTTGACGAAGATGATGGCGGTGTTCTGGCTTCCACGATGATGACTTGGTCGGCATTATGCGGTTTACATGGAGTAGGTGTCGAAAACGGAACAGCTGTTATGTACTCACCAAAATCATTTAATTTTAATTCAATGAACAATGCTCAATATTTTGTGCCAGATTTAAATGAAGCGAGGAAAAGAGCGTTACGTTCACAGCAATTACGTGGTACCTTCATCCGGAAAAAAGCGATTGAGCGCGAAGACCTCATGTTTTTCGCTCCAGGTGATTTATTATTTGATTCCATCGTGAACAATGCCTACGAACTTTATGCTGGCCGGTCAACGGCACTTGAAATTCAAACCAATAGCGTTGATTGGGAAGGTTTCCTTTTCACTTGGTCGATTTCGTTAAATCCGAAACCGCTGATTGAAATCGGTGAAAGTATGGATCATCTTTATCATGCCCAAGGCTACCTGCCATTGCAGCACTTTAAAACGGTCGAGAAAGTCGGCGGAGATGAGATTGATGAAAGAACGATTCTTTCGGTAATGTCTGGTCATTTGCCGGATAAAGTATTGAGACATATGGGGAAACGTGGCGGCGGAAATTTCAAACAGTTTCTAGAAGAGTATCCGCGTGATATTTGGGAAAATATGATTGAAACGAGTTACGAACGCAGTAAACAAAAAGTAAGAGATCACTTTACATCAGAAGTTCATGTTGAACAGGCAAAAGAAGATTTTGGACAAAGAATTAACTCACTTAAAGCATCAAACCTTTATTATGGCTACCAGGATGATAGCAATGTTATGTATTTGAAAAAAATCTTTGATGCTGTACTGAAAGGGATTGAGAATCCAATATTCCGTTTGGAATCTGTGGCCTTAATAAGGATGGTGAATATGGTTGGAAAAAATATATGA